In one window of Lampris incognitus isolate fLamInc1 chromosome 3, fLamInc1.hap2, whole genome shotgun sequence DNA:
- the cltrn gene encoding collectrin isoform X1, with product MLFPFSAIVLMLEKVFLLCLASAMAQPLCKPGVSDGYKVRLSINTALGEKAYPWDENEMFLFQSVLAFAMRRYFKNEEFNVPSIVVCNETERVSFWFVVTSPGNATQLVDKNDVEKAVRLSRNRINSAFLLSDSTLEFVGISPTFAAPVILDPPPWLIVFGVVMGVVCVGIIALLVTSALQKRRISQKTEDNSDEDDEEAQVKVTENGIACSNLEGAYNTGFSDDERLTKM from the exons ATGTTATTTCCCTTCTCAGCCATAGTTTTGATGTTGGAAAAGGTCTTCCTGCTCTGCCTGGCATCGGCCATGGCCCAACCACTCTGTAAACCAG GTGTTTCGGATGGCTACAAAGTCCGCCTCAGCATCAACACCGCCTTGGGAGAGAAAGCC TATCCCTGGGATGAAAATGAGATGTTTCTTTTCCAATCAGTTCTGGCTTTTGCCATGAGGAGATACTTCAAGAATGAAGAGTTTAA TGTACCCAGCATTGTTGTGTGTAATGAGACTGAAAGGGTGTCCTTCTGGTTTGTGGTGACGTCGCCTGGAAATGCAACACAACTTGTGGATAAAAACGATGTGGAGAAGGCTGTAAG ACTGTCCAGGAATCGCATCAACAGTGCTTTCCTACTATCAGATAGCACCCTGGAGTTCGTGGGCATCTCTCCCACCTTTGCAGCACCGGTGATCCTTGACCCCCCTCCATGGCTCATTGTGTTCGGGGTGGTCATGGGTGTTGTTTGTGTTGGCATTATCGCTCTGCTTGTGACATCTGCCCTGCAAAAGAGACG GATATCTCAGAAGACTGAGGATAACagcgatgaagatgatgaagaagcaCAGGTGAAAGTGACAGAGAATGGCATAGCATGCAGCAACCTAGAAGGAGCTTACAACACAGGATTTTCAGATGATGAGCGCTTGACAAAGATGTAA
- the cltrn gene encoding collectrin isoform X2 codes for MLSTGVSDGYKVRLSINTALGEKAYPWDENEMFLFQSVLAFAMRRYFKNEEFNVPSIVVCNETERVSFWFVVTSPGNATQLVDKNDVEKAVRLSRNRINSAFLLSDSTLEFVGISPTFAAPVILDPPPWLIVFGVVMGVVCVGIIALLVTSALQKRRISQKTEDNSDEDDEEAQVKVTENGIACSNLEGAYNTGFSDDERLTKM; via the exons ATGCTTTCTACAGGTGTTTCGGATGGCTACAAAGTCCGCCTCAGCATCAACACCGCCTTGGGAGAGAAAGCC TATCCCTGGGATGAAAATGAGATGTTTCTTTTCCAATCAGTTCTGGCTTTTGCCATGAGGAGATACTTCAAGAATGAAGAGTTTAA TGTACCCAGCATTGTTGTGTGTAATGAGACTGAAAGGGTGTCCTTCTGGTTTGTGGTGACGTCGCCTGGAAATGCAACACAACTTGTGGATAAAAACGATGTGGAGAAGGCTGTAAG ACTGTCCAGGAATCGCATCAACAGTGCTTTCCTACTATCAGATAGCACCCTGGAGTTCGTGGGCATCTCTCCCACCTTTGCAGCACCGGTGATCCTTGACCCCCCTCCATGGCTCATTGTGTTCGGGGTGGTCATGGGTGTTGTTTGTGTTGGCATTATCGCTCTGCTTGTGACATCTGCCCTGCAAAAGAGACG GATATCTCAGAAGACTGAGGATAACagcgatgaagatgatgaagaagcaCAGGTGAAAGTGACAGAGAATGGCATAGCATGCAGCAACCTAGAAGGAGCTTACAACACAGGATTTTCAGATGATGAGCGCTTGACAAAGATGTAA